CGCCGGGGGCTGCCGGTCGGCTTTATCTGGGGTGATCAGGATGGAGAAGTTTTAATGCATCCCGACCAGGCTGTTACCGGAGCTATTCACACTGTTTTTGAAAAATTTACGCATATGGGATCTGTCCGGCAAGTATGGTTATGGTTTCGATCAAAAAATTTACTATTTCCGTTACAGACCAGTCTTCTGCCGAAAATCAAATGGGTGACGGCCAGCTACCATGCAATCCATTCTGTTATGACGAATCCTGTCTATGCAGGTGCTTATACCTATGGTAAAACAAAACAAGAGTGCGTTATCGATGAAACTGGCCAAGTAAAAAAACGTACCAAGCGGTTACCTCAATCTCAATGGGCGGTATTAATCCATGACCATCATAAAGGTTTTATCGACTGGAAAACCTATGAAATGAATCAAGCCCGGATTGCTAAAAATACTCGACCGGTGCCTCATAAAACTACCGGTGCCATTAGAGAAGGGGCGGCTTTGCTGCAAGGACTTGCCACCTGTGGGAAATGCGGACGTAGGCTTAAGGTATATTACCAAGGAAAAAATTCCAGTCCCGGGTACTATTGTGCAGCCAACAACATTGTAGAAGGCCGGGCAAAATACTGCATGCGTGTCGGAGGCGTAAAAATTGACAAGGTAGTTGCCGACGCTTTCCTGAATGCGATTACACCCGCTGCCATGGATGCGATTTTGCTTGCCGAAAAGAACATTGAGGCTGAACATGACGCAGCTTTAAATCAATGGCGGTTACATATTGAACGGCTTCAATATGAAGCAGATAAAGCAGAACGTCGTTTCCAAGCAGTAGAGCCGGAAAATCGTCTGGTTGCCCGCACTCTTGAGAATCAATGGGAAACATGTCTTCACCAACTTCAGGCTGCAAAAAATGAATTTGAACAATGTCAAAGACAACGTCCAGAAGCGCTAACACCTGAACAACGCGATCATATCCATACGCTCAGTAAAGATATAAAGCAGGTTTGGCAGGCTCCAACGACGACATACCGGGACAAAAAAGAATTGCTTCAAATTTTATTGCAAGAGGTAAATATCAGTGTGGATCGCACCCTGAATACTGCCCACCTGATTATACGATGGCAGACAGATGCAGTGA
Above is a window of uncultured Desulfobacter sp. DNA encoding:
- a CDS encoding recombinase family protein → MRDNQKIKPDHLQRTAYIYIRQSTAAQVEFNRESTERQYKLKDRAVDLGWTERQIRIIDQDLAQSGSSTSQRKGFGEMISEVALGKVGLILSIEVSRVARNNSDWYRLLDLCSVTNTLIGDSDGLYHPSLFNDRLLLGMKGTMAEAELHVIRARLEGGIRNKAAKGELRRGLPVGFIWGDQDGEVLMHPDQAVTGAIHTVFEKFTHMGSVRQVWLWFRSKNLLFPLQTSLLPKIKWVTASYHAIHSVMTNPVYAGAYTYGKTKQECVIDETGQVKKRTKRLPQSQWAVLIHDHHKGFIDWKTYEMNQARIAKNTRPVPHKTTGAIREGAALLQGLATCGKCGRRLKVYYQGKNSSPGYYCAANNIVEGRAKYCMRVGGVKIDKVVADAFLNAITPAAMDAILLAEKNIEAEHDAALNQWRLHIERLQYEADKAERRFQAVEPENRLVARTLENQWETCLHQLQAAKNEFEQCQRQRPEALTPEQRDHIHTLSKDIKQVWQAPTTTYRDKKELLQILLQEVNISVDRTLNTAHLIIRWQTDAVTEIDMDLPKRNSPTIRTAQDTIDLVRRLAVHYNDAMIAGILNRQGRQTARGHRFTANRVGNLRRHWNIPKFDPASISPDEGELVTVQKAAKILDVASGTVHRWLLDGFIAGEQITPGAPWRIRMTEDLKSRFVQQPPEGYITMKEAKKILGVSRQTVLHRVKSGKLPAVHVRKGKQMGLYIKVIDNQMDLFN